Proteins encoded in a region of the Methanomassiliicoccales archaeon genome:
- a CDS encoding APC family permease, which translates to MADDKDNCGLHRCIDWKQGFLIAIGIPLAIIPSIGLTTGLLWGASILLWGMSVLQGFLQNMAFGELATTFPNASGIPGFAQEIFKSKDGKKRKYDRGKMIGGFCAWAYWFVWAPGLAIFIMVIGIYLGGLFPSIAAMDPLTLNIILSLVILGGLAFIASRGLKASARLGLAVAIFTIVPMMIIVIAPFLTGNFHLENITSSLVPDTWTWDGDHIMLILGLIVIAQWSACCWEVVAVYGPEYKKPSKDLPKALFVSGIFCLVMYVLIQISVVGTLGVAWANDPYAVPLQMVADAAFGSLGATLMILLLIATMIVLIQIGYSAAARAMHSMSIQGNLPRFFAKTNSKGEPMRAVIVVALFNLGLVFMGSPVSILAASAIAYVFAFAIGLAAYVKAKRDIELKNLERPYKAPRGWIYIAAVLAVLQVPFLIIGAIYINNLEYGLMANFVGFGVLAVFFPLWIYSQHEAQKKADKEEAKLAVSAMEMQGK; encoded by the coding sequence ATGGCTGATGACAAAGACAACTGCGGACTGCACCGCTGCATCGACTGGAAACAGGGATTCCTTATCGCCATAGGCATCCCTCTTGCGATCATACCGAGCATAGGATTGACCACGGGCCTGCTGTGGGGGGCATCCATCCTACTTTGGGGAATGTCAGTTCTGCAAGGTTTCCTACAGAACATGGCATTCGGAGAACTGGCAACGACCTTCCCCAACGCCTCCGGCATTCCCGGATTTGCTCAGGAGATATTCAAGTCGAAGGACGGAAAGAAACGAAAGTATGATCGTGGCAAAATGATCGGAGGGTTCTGCGCATGGGCCTATTGGTTCGTCTGGGCTCCTGGCCTGGCGATATTCATCATGGTCATAGGCATCTACCTGGGAGGCCTCTTCCCCTCGATAGCCGCCATGGATCCTCTTACGCTGAATATCATCCTCAGCCTGGTCATCCTCGGAGGCCTGGCTTTCATTGCATCAAGGGGCCTGAAAGCCAGCGCCAGGCTCGGACTGGCCGTTGCGATCTTCACCATCGTGCCGATGATGATCATCGTCATCGCCCCGTTCCTCACCGGCAACTTCCACCTGGAGAACATAACGTCGTCATTGGTCCCGGACACCTGGACATGGGATGGGGATCACATCATGCTCATACTGGGCCTGATAGTCATCGCCCAATGGAGCGCCTGCTGCTGGGAGGTCGTGGCCGTCTATGGGCCGGAGTACAAGAAGCCGAGCAAGGACCTTCCCAAGGCTTTGTTCGTCAGCGGGATCTTCTGCTTGGTCATGTATGTCCTGATCCAGATATCCGTCGTCGGAACGCTTGGCGTGGCCTGGGCCAACGATCCATACGCGGTCCCGTTGCAGATGGTGGCGGATGCCGCGTTCGGCAGCCTTGGCGCCACCCTCATGATCCTATTGCTGATAGCGACCATGATCGTCCTGATCCAGATCGGCTATTCGGCGGCCGCCAGGGCGATGCACTCGATGTCCATCCAGGGCAACCTGCCCCGCTTCTTCGCCAAGACCAACTCCAAGGGCGAACCGATGAGGGCGGTCATAGTGGTCGCCCTGTTCAACCTCGGACTGGTCTTCATGGGAAGTCCAGTGTCCATCCTGGCGGCTTCAGCGATCGCCTACGTGTTCGCGTTCGCGATCGGCCTGGCGGCGTATGTGAAAGCGAAAAGGGACATCGAGCTCAAGAACCTGGAGCGTCCGTACAAGGCTCCCAGGGGATGGATATACATCGCAGCGGTGTTGGCCGTGCTGCAGGTCCCGTTCCTGATAATCGGCGCGATCTACATCAATAACCTCGAGTACGGTCTGATGGCGAACTTCGTAGGGTTCGGAGTACTGGCGGTGTTCTTCCCTCTATGGATCTATTCTCAGCACGAGGCCCAGAAGAAGGCGGACAAGGAAGAGGCC
- a CDS encoding aminoglycoside phosphotransferase family protein: protein MKIIAQGRHSTVYEYKDNQVLKMYPVGATRQTAEEELKKSMLVKEYGVECPTARDLFEEGGRYGILVDRVLGPNYLEWTLQHPTALNKLIALFVQEQHEIHMHKVPELPSIKDILWNKIRTCGEIQQGWKDRLQEKMRKLPEGEHLCHLDYHPENIVVSLDGPLTIDWANAGKGNYLADVAMTSVLFDIGTLPIGMAFDSEGLLENTMGRFLDNYIKEYLKMCGKGDEELLVWMAPVAAARLGEGIPEEREPLLRILKANI from the coding sequence ATGAAGATAATTGCGCAGGGCAGGCATTCCACGGTCTACGAATATAAGGACAACCAGGTCCTGAAGATGTATCCGGTGGGTGCCACGAGACAGACAGCCGAGGAGGAGCTGAAAAAGAGCATGCTGGTCAAGGAGTACGGCGTGGAGTGCCCCACGGCCCGTGATCTCTTCGAAGAGGGGGGGCGATACGGCATCCTTGTCGACCGGGTCCTTGGACCGAACTATCTGGAGTGGACACTTCAGCATCCTACCGCGCTGAACAAACTGATCGCCCTTTTCGTTCAGGAACAGCACGAGATACACATGCACAAGGTGCCGGAACTCCCCTCGATCAAGGATATCCTCTGGAACAAGATCCGGACGTGCGGGGAGATACAACAGGGATGGAAGGACCGCCTCCAGGAGAAGATGAGGAAGCTGCCGGAGGGGGAGCATCTCTGCCATTTGGACTACCATCCGGAGAATATCGTTGTGTCCCTGGACGGTCCGTTGACCATCGATTGGGCCAACGCTGGAAAGGGCAACTACCTGGCGGACGTTGCCATGACCTCGGTCCTGTTCGATATCGGGACCCTTCCCATCGGAATGGCCTTTGACAGCGAAGGCCTATTGGAGAACACCATGGGGCGATTCCTCGACAATTACATAAAGGAATACCTGAAGATGTGCGGCAAAGGAGATGAAGAGCTTCTGGTCTGGATGGCACCGGTGGCGGCTGCCCGGTTAGGGGAAGGGATCCCTGAGGAGAGGGAACCCCTACTTCGCATACTCAAGGCGAACATCTGA
- a CDS encoding rubredoxin, giving the protein MDKYQCTVCGFIYDPEKGDPDGGIPPGTPFEKIPDDWVCPVCGAAKSMFEKYSG; this is encoded by the coding sequence ATGGACAAGTACCAATGCACAGTGTGTGGGTTCATTTATGATCCGGAGAAGGGAGACCCAGATGGCGGCATCCCCCCGGGAACGCCCTTTGAGAAGATTCCCGATGACTGGGTATGCCCGGTCTGCGGTGCCGCAAAGAGCATGTTCGAGAAGTATAGCGGCTGA
- a CDS encoding hemerythrin domain-containing protein produces the protein MMPIGPLMIEHRLIERAIKQMAVEIDRAKTQGRFDVGFIDSWVDFIRTYADQAHHGKEEQILFHDLADRPLSPALKLMMDGLIEDHVKARKMVAELVSVRERYGKGDAAAFDQMMAIAVGLVDFYPPHIRKEDQEFFIPVMDYFTKEEKDAMIQRFHEFDETVIHEHYRSVVERMESRAIGNETI, from the coding sequence ATGATGCCCATCGGACCGTTGATGATCGAGCATCGCCTCATCGAGAGAGCGATCAAACAGATGGCTGTGGAGATCGACCGGGCAAAGACCCAGGGGAGGTTCGATGTAGGTTTCATCGATTCTTGGGTCGACTTCATTCGCACCTATGCGGACCAAGCCCATCATGGGAAGGAGGAACAGATACTGTTCCACGACCTTGCCGACCGGCCATTGTCTCCTGCCCTCAAGCTGATGATGGACGGTTTGATAGAGGACCATGTAAAGGCCCGAAAGATGGTGGCGGAGCTGGTCTCGGTTCGGGAACGATATGGGAAGGGCGACGCTGCCGCATTCGATCAGATGATGGCAATTGCGGTCGGATTGGTCGATTTCTATCCCCCTCATATCCGCAAGGAGGACCAGGAGTTCTTCATCCCGGTGATGGACTACTTTACAAAGGAGGAGAAGGATGCGATGATCCAGCGGTTCCATGAGTTCGATGAGACCGTGATCCATGAGCACTACCGTTCGGTGGTCGAGAGAATGGAATCGAGGGCGATCGGGAACGAAACGATTTAA
- a CDS encoding ATP-binding protein: protein MDDNIKALFVTDEGYWGLLQSSKDIGIEYELDLAKTDSEALNKLWKQEYDAVISDASIKDLDSIMLLKEMRAKGMTTPFILLTGKEDEEIAVEALENGANFYMTRTENPHLHFAELASMIYQSVLRARIEVQLRESRADLLAIFENSPTMITLVNEGLDVIMVNSAMAQFIGDDTTVIVGKRMGEAVHCIHSFEEPEGCGHAIFCKDCSVRKALESTFRTEIGIKNAEVEQDEIRGETKIRFNLRVTTAPLVILGKHMVAVYIEDVTDQKRMQTAILMANKKLNLLGTVTRHDAVNQLSVLMGNLEIASMKDPRSPLTRYLRKAIESGENIATIINFSKDYQLMGTHAPSMVNVKDSCTRGNSTIDAKEVNVHIETGDLQIFADRMLEKVFLNLMDNSIRHGEKVRNIWVRSRPSENGISVTFEDDGVGVPSSEKERIFDLGYGKHTGLGLYLVREILSITGISITESGEEGKGVQFVMLVPNGSFIGS, encoded by the coding sequence ATGGACGATAACATAAAGGCACTCTTCGTCACCGATGAAGGTTATTGGGGACTGTTGCAGTCTTCAAAGGATATCGGTATCGAATACGAACTGGATCTGGCCAAGACGGACTCAGAAGCCCTCAACAAGCTTTGGAAACAAGAATATGACGCGGTGATATCCGATGCCAGCATCAAGGATCTCGATAGCATAATGCTTCTGAAGGAAATGAGAGCCAAGGGAATGACGACCCCTTTCATACTCCTTACCGGCAAAGAGGATGAGGAGATCGCCGTGGAGGCGCTTGAGAATGGCGCCAACTTCTATATGACCAGAACGGAAAATCCGCATCTTCACTTTGCGGAATTGGCCAGCATGATCTATCAATCGGTCCTCAGGGCCAGGATAGAAGTGCAGCTCAGGGAGAGCAGGGCCGATCTTTTAGCGATATTCGAGAACTCACCCACTATGATCACCCTCGTCAACGAAGGACTGGACGTTATCATGGTGAACAGTGCGATGGCCCAGTTCATCGGGGACGATACCACGGTCATCGTTGGTAAGAGGATGGGAGAGGCTGTCCACTGCATCCATTCCTTTGAGGAGCCCGAAGGTTGCGGTCACGCGATCTTCTGCAAGGACTGCTCAGTACGGAAGGCCCTGGAATCGACCTTTAGGACCGAGATCGGTATCAAGAATGCCGAGGTGGAACAGGATGAGATAAGGGGCGAGACGAAGATAAGATTCAATCTGCGTGTCACCACCGCTCCCCTTGTCATACTGGGCAAGCATATGGTCGCGGTATACATCGAGGACGTGACCGACCAGAAAAGGATGCAGACAGCGATCTTGATGGCGAACAAGAAATTGAACCTTCTCGGGACGGTCACCCGGCACGATGCCGTAAACCAGCTCTCGGTGCTGATGGGAAACCTGGAGATAGCCTCCATGAAGGATCCTCGGTCGCCCCTGACCCGGTATCTTAGGAAAGCGATCGAATCTGGGGAGAATATCGCCACCATCATTAATTTTTCCAAGGACTATCAGCTCATGGGGACGCATGCTCCGTCCATGGTGAACGTCAAAGATTCATGCACCCGAGGGAACTCCACCATCGATGCCAAGGAAGTGAATGTCCACATCGAGACCGGAGATCTCCAGATATTCGCCGACAGAATGCTGGAAAAGGTGTTCCTCAACCTTATGGACAATTCGATACGCCACGGAGAGAAGGTGAGGAACATTTGGGTACGTTCGAGACCTTCGGAGAATGGTATTTCTGTCACCTTCGAGGACGACGGGGTCGGCGTGCCTTCGTCGGAGAAGGAAAGGATATTCGATCTGGGCTATGGGAAGCATACCGGCCTCGGCCTCTATCTGGTACGGGAGATCCTCAGCATAACGGGTATCTCGATCACGGAATCGGGTGAGGAGGGCAAGGGCGTGCAATTCGTCATGCTTGTGCCGAATGGGTCCTTCATCGGCTCCTGA
- a CDS encoding zinc ribbon domain-containing protein, which produces MTNGKMIAFVSNYDDNSTEAGFEFTFHCDICNEGYKSRFVESQTHKKKGLLRGLGQAAGAVGSITGHYRVGSAMQSGSNALGERFQGMSPEWHKEHQAALELTMNEAQGQFKRCPKCHKWVCDNDWNEEAQLCVGDAPRESVEVAAARAAKMKSDIEMKAQNTQVFTGEIDQRQTMCPKCGKPAGSGKFCNNCGQPLGMAVCQKCGAKNAMGTRFCGECGNKLM; this is translated from the coding sequence ATGACCAACGGAAAGATGATCGCGTTCGTAAGCAACTACGATGACAACAGCACAGAGGCCGGGTTCGAATTCACCTTCCATTGCGATATCTGCAATGAGGGATACAAGTCCCGGTTCGTGGAATCCCAGACCCACAAGAAGAAAGGGCTCCTCCGCGGCTTGGGCCAGGCCGCCGGAGCGGTCGGTTCGATCACCGGACATTACCGCGTCGGATCTGCCATGCAGTCCGGTAGCAACGCGCTCGGGGAAAGGTTCCAGGGAATGTCCCCCGAGTGGCACAAGGAGCATCAGGCGGCTCTCGAGCTGACCATGAACGAAGCTCAGGGGCAGTTCAAGCGATGTCCCAAGTGTCACAAATGGGTCTGCGACAACGACTGGAACGAGGAGGCCCAGCTGTGCGTTGGGGATGCTCCGCGCGAATCCGTGGAAGTGGCCGCCGCCCGGGCCGCCAAGATGAAATCGGACATCGAGATGAAGGCCCAGAACACACAGGTGTTCACCGGAGAGATCGATCAGCGGCAGACCATGTGTCCGAAGTGCGGGAAACCGGCCGGCTCCGGCAAGTTCTGCAACAATTGCGGGCAGCCGTTGGGAATGGCAGTATGCCAGAAATGCGGCGCCAAGAACGCCATGGGGACCAGGTTCTGCGGGGAGTGCGGGAACAAGCTGATGTAA